A window of Roseburia hominis A2-183 genomic DNA:
AGAAGCCCAGAGCCAAGTACAAGGCAGAGCATGAAGCGAAACTGAAACAGTTCTACGCCGCCAGACGCAAGCTGACCGGAGAGTTCCCGGACGGCAAGGTGGATATGAAAAAGCTGACCGAAGAGTATGACGAGCTGGAACAGGCGCACGAAACCACCTATGGCGAGTTTAAGACCGTCAGAGACGATTTACACCGTCTTTGGAAGGTCAAGTCATGTGTAGATACTGCCGCCCGATTTAACGAGCGTACAGAGGAACAAATGCACCAAAATCGACCCCAAACACGACACAAAAAGGAGGAACTATCCCGATGAATTACACCCAAGCACAGATTGACCGGGCGAACGCCGTCAGTCTGGAAGATTTTCTCCGCACACAGGGAGAGACACTTATCAAAAGCGGACGGGAATACCGCTGGAAAGAACATGACAGCCTGACCGTCCGGGGAAACAAATGGTTTCGCCACAGCCAGAGCAAGGGCGGCTATCCCATTGATTTTGTCATGGAGTTTTACGGCAAGTCCTTTCCCGAAGCAGTCCAGCTCTTAACCGGCGAAAGCGCCGAGGGACAGAGCGAAGCCAGCACAGCACCGCCCACAGCGTTTCACTTGCCCTTGCACAACAGAACAGCCGACAGAGCAATTCAATATCTTTGCGAAAGCCGAGGTCTCAACAAAACGCTTGTTGAGGCTTTTCTTCTTTCCGGGGATATTTACGAGGACGCAAAGCGGCACAATGTTGTGTTTGTCGGCAGAGACCGAAGCGGTACGCCGAGATACGCCCATGTGCGAGGAACGGCAGACCCATTCAGACAGGACATTGCCGGGTCTGACAAATCCTATCCGTTCCACTATGAGGGAAACGGCAACCAGCTCTTTGTCTTTGAAGCACCGATTGACCTTTTGTCCTTTATCTGCCTTTATCCGCAGGACTGGCAGGCAAGGAGCTACCTTGCCCTGGGCGGCGTTTCAGGCAAAGCCCTTGACCGTTTTCTTTCTGAACGCAAGGACACCCGAAAAGTGTTCCTCTGCCTTGACAGCGACACCGCAGGAAGTGAAGCCTGCACCCGGCTGGCACAGGACATTCCCGGCGAGATCGCCGTCATTCGCCTTGTCCCGGCAAGGAAAGACTGGAACGATGTTCTCCGTCAGCAAGGGGACATTCCCAGCCGCAAATTCATAGCCGAGACAATCACGCTGCGAGAGCTGCCCACCGCCCAGCCTGTTCCCATGCTCCGCATGGCAGATGTGGAGCTGACGAGCGTGGATTGGCTATGGTTTCCCTATATCCCCTTTGGAAAGCTGACGATTATACAGGGCAACCCCGGCGAGGGCAAGACCTACTTTGCCATGCGTCTTGCGGCGGCTTGCACCAACCGAAAGCCTTTACCCGGTATGGAGACCCTTGAGCCTTTCAACATCATCTACCAGACCGCAGAGGACGGTCTGGGCGATACCGTCAAGCCCCGACTGATGAAAGCGGAAGCAGACCTTGAAAGAGTGCTTGTCATTGACGATAGGGACACACCGCTGACCCTTGCCGATGAGCGCATAGCAAGGGCAATCCGGGAAAACAACGCAAGGCTGGTTATCATTGACCCGGTACAGGCGTTTCTGGGCGCAGATGTGGACATGAACAGAGCAAACGAGGTGCGCCCGATATTCCGCAGTCTGGGAGACATTGCACAGGCTACCGGGTGCGCTATCGTGCTGATTGGACACCTGAACAAAGCCGCAGGAACGCAAAGCACCTACCGGGGATTGGGGTCTATCGACATTACGGCGGCAGTCCGCAGTCTGCTTTTTATCGGCAAGCTGAAGGACAGCCCTACAACGAGGGTGCTTATCCATGAGAAAAGCTCCCTTGCGCCGCCCGGACAGTCCCTTGCATTTTCTCTGGGAGACGAGAAAGGCTTTGAGTGGATAGGGGCTTATGACATTACCGCTGACGAGCTTCTTACCGGGACAGACACCGCCAAGACGGAAAGTAAGACCGCACAGGCAGAAATGCTGATACTGGAACTGCTGGCAGACGGAAAGAAAATGCCGAGTGCAGAGCTGGAAAAAGCGGTCAATGACAGGGGCATATCCTCACGCACGATGAGGACAGCTAAAAGCCGTATTGGAGACAGGCTTGTGACCGAGAAAGACGGCACAGCATGGGTCTGCTATCTCCGAAGCTGACGCAGGAACACGGCAAGCATGGCAAAGACGGCAAGGTTTTTATAGATACCTTAATGTTGCCGCCTTGCCTTGTTCCCTCATACCGACACCGCCCGATGATGAACAGTCACCGGGCATTTTTCATTTACAGGAGGATTTTGAATGAACAATACCGCAACCAACAGCACCACTTGCCCTACTGTCAGAAAGCAGATTGGCAAGACAACCTATATCGTCCGTGTCCATTTCAGCGAGACCGCCAAGGAGACGATGGAGGACAAAATCAAGCGTATGCTCCGTGAGGAAGTCCGCAAAATGTGACTTCTTTGTGAATTTGATGAAAAAGTCCTTGACTTTTCGTCTCTGGAAAAACCGCTAAGTCGATTTTGATTTCCTGCGGTGCGCGTCTGGCCGTATTTGATATTGCGGAGCTGCGCGAGGTTACATCCTACGATGAGTTGGAACTGGATACGCTGGGAGACAGAAAAACGGCTCTGTTCCTCATTATGAGTGATACGGATGACAGTTTTAACTTTCTCATTTCCATGTGCTACACCCAGTTATTCAACCTGCTTTGTGAAAAGGCCGATGATGTGTATGGCGGCAGGCTTCCGGTTCATGTGCGCTGTTTGATTGATGAGTGTGCTAACATCGGGCAGATTCCGAAGCTGGAAAAGCTGGTGGCCACCATCCGAAGCCGTGAAATCTCTGCCTGTCTGGTGTTGCAGGCACAGAGCCAGCTCAAGGCAATTTACAAAGATAATGCCGATACCATCATCGGCAATATGGATACTTCCATCTTCCTGGGTGGCAAAGAGCCAACAACGCTGAAAGAGCTGGCGGCTGTTCTGGGAAAGGAAACCATAGACACTTACAACACCGGAGAGAGCCGGGGACGGGAGACCTCCCACTCGCTCAATTATCAGAAATTGGGAAAAGAGCTGATGAGCCAGGACGAGCTGGCAGTTATGGATGGCGGCAAGTGCATCTTGCAGTTGCGCGGTGTGCGTCCGTTTCTTTCAGACAAGTATGACATTACCAGACACCCTAATTTCAAATACACAGCTGATGCAGACAAGCGAAATACCTTTGATATTGAAGCATTTTTGTCTGCCAGACTAAAACTCAAGCCTGATGAGGTCTGCGATGTATATGAAGTAGACACGGAGGGCGTGTAATACGGTTCCGCTGAGAAAGGAGTGATCGTATCTATTTGCCGCAACTGCCTCTGTTGAGGCCATTGGCGTACAAAGCGGGCAATCATCAACAAAATAATGAAAAAGGAGGACAGCCGGAATCAGGCTCTCATATATCGAGGGCAGATTGTTCCGGCTTTTGTGCGCTTATGAAACAAACCTAACTAATCATTCAAATGATTCCGGCTAATATTATTTATGGCATTTTTTGAACAGGCAATTACCGTTCTTCAGACTCTCGTTATCGCTCTGGGCGCTGGTCTTGGTATCTGGGGTGTCATCAACCTGTTGGAAGGTTACGGCAACGACAACCCTGGCGCCAATGCTCATGTACGGTAAGGAAGCAAGCAACCGAAAACAAGAGATAGACCGCCAGCACTACACTATTCCGAACCAAAGACCAAAAGATAAGCATTGTGGGAAAATCTAAACTTTTGGATTTTCCTACAATGCCAACTACGGCGGAATCCCTCCCACTCCTTATATCTTTCTGTATACATTGAATTTGTATTTAGTAAAATGCAGACAACACCACGGATCGGCTTTTGGCTGGACAATTCCAACCAAACACCACAGCAGACAGCAGAAAACATTCTGAACGCTAGGAAGCCGGTATGATTGTTACATATAAGGGGAAGAAAAATTTCTTTTAGGTACTTGCTTTCCTAAAACTGATGTGATACAATGATTTAATCCAGAAAAGGAGTAAAAAATATGCGGCAAGGTATTCTTAAATAAAACTATAATCAAATAGTGGGAACAAAGGATTATGATAGCTCCTTTTGTAGGGGCTTAGTTTTTTGTACCCAATTTAAGAATACTTTTGCCTTATCAATTTTGACATATCCCCAAAAACAGCAATCACAAACAGGTGTATGCTGTATATGTGTATGTCCGCAACTTATAATCCCCAGTGGTAAAAGTATTTTACTGCTGGGGATTTTTATGCCCTTTGGGGCTGTAAAGGGAGGACAATCACATGAAAATAATCAATATTGGAATTCTTGCCCATGTAGACGCTGGAAAGACGACCTTGACGGAGAGCCTGCTATATGCCAGCGGAGCCATTTCAGAACCGGGGAGCGTCGAAAAAGGGACAACGAGGACGGACACCATGTTTTTGGAGCGGCAGCGTGGGATTACCATTCAAGCGGCAGTCACTTCCTTCCAGTGGCACAGATGTAAAGTTAACATTGTGGATACGCCCGGCCACATGGATTTTTTGGCGGAGGTGTACCGCTCTTTGGCTGTTTTAGATGGGGCCATCTTGGTGATCTCCGCTAAAGATGGCGTGCAGGCCCAGACCCGTATTCTGTTCCATGCCCTGCGGAAAATGAACATTCCCACCGTTATCTTTATCAACAAGATCGACCAGGCTGGCGTTGATTTGCAGAGCGTGGTTCAGTCTGTTCGGGATAAGCTCTCCGCCGATATTATCATCAAGCAGACGGTGTCGCTGTCCCCGGAAATAGTCCTGGAGGAAAATACCGACATAGAAGCATGGGATGCGGTCATCGAAAATAACGATGAATTATTGGAAAAGTATATCGCAGGAGAACCAATCAGCCGGAAAAAACTTGCGCGGGAGGAACAGCAGCGGGTTCAAGACGCCTCCCTGTTCCCAGTCTATCATGGCAGCGCCAAAAATGGCCTTGGCATTCAACCGTTGATGGATGCGGTGACAGGGCTGTTCCAACCGATTGGGGAACAGGGGGGCGCCGCCCTATGCGGCAGCGTTTTCAAGGTTGAGTACACCGATTGCGGCCAGCGGCGTGTCTATCTACGGTTATACAGCGGAACGCTGCGCCTGCGGGATACGGTGGCCCTGGCCGGGAGAGAAAAGCTGAAAATCACAGAGATGCGTATTCCATCCAAAGGGGAAATTGTTCGGACAGACACCGCTTATCAGGGTGAAATTGTTATCCTTCCCAGCGACAGCGTGAGGTTAAACGATGTATTAGGGGACCAAACCCGGCTCCCTCGTAAAAGGTGGCGCGAGGACCCCCTCCCCATGCTGCGGACGACGATTGCGCCGAAAACGGCAGCGCAAAGAGAACGGCTGCTGGACGCTCTTACGCAACTTGCGGATACTGACCCGCTTTTGCGTTGCGAAGTGGATTCCATCACCCATGAGATCATTCTTTCTTTTTTGGGCCGGGTGCAGTTGGAGGTTGTTTCCGCTTTGCTGTCGGAAAAATACAAGCTTGAAACAGTGGTAAAGGAACCCTCCGTCATTTATATGGAGCGGCCGCTCAAAGCAGCCAGCCACACCATCCATATCGAGGTGCCGCCCAACCCGTTTTGGGCATCCATAGGACTGTCTGTTACACCACTCTCGCTTGGCTCCGGTGTACAATACGAGAGCCGGGTTTCGCTGGGATACTTGAACCAGAGTTTTCAAAACGCTGTCAGGGATGGTATCCGTTACGGGCTGGAGCAGGGCTTGTTCGGCTGGAACGTAACGGACTGTAAGATTTGCTTTGAATACGGGCTTTATTACAGTCCGGTCAGCACGCCGGCGGACTTCCGCTCATTGGCCCCGATTGTATTGGAACAGGCATTGA
This region includes:
- a CDS encoding AAA family ATPase, yielding MNYTQAQIDRANAVSLEDFLRTQGETLIKSGREYRWKEHDSLTVRGNKWFRHSQSKGGYPIDFVMEFYGKSFPEAVQLLTGESAEGQSEASTAPPTAFHLPLHNRTADRAIQYLCESRGLNKTLVEAFLLSGDIYEDAKRHNVVFVGRDRSGTPRYAHVRGTADPFRQDIAGSDKSYPFHYEGNGNQLFVFEAPIDLLSFICLYPQDWQARSYLALGGVSGKALDRFLSERKDTRKVFLCLDSDTAGSEACTRLAQDIPGEIAVIRLVPARKDWNDVLRQQGDIPSRKFIAETITLRELPTAQPVPMLRMADVELTSVDWLWFPYIPFGKLTIIQGNPGEGKTYFAMRLAAACTNRKPLPGMETLEPFNIIYQTAEDGLGDTVKPRLMKAEADLERVLVIDDRDTPLTLADERIARAIRENNARLVIIDPVQAFLGADVDMNRANEVRPIFRSLGDIAQATGCAIVLIGHLNKAAGTQSTYRGLGSIDITAAVRSLLFIGKLKDSPTTRVLIHEKSSLAPPGQSLAFSLGDEKGFEWIGAYDITADELLTGTDTAKTESKTAQAEMLILELLADGKKMPSAELEKAVNDRGISSRTMRTAKSRIGDRLVTEKDGTAWVCYLRS
- a CDS encoding transposon-encoded TnpW family protein; its protein translation is MNNTATNSTTCPTVRKQIGKTTYIVRVHFSETAKETMEDKIKRMLREEVRKM
- a CDS encoding Maff2 family mobile element protein, yielding MAFFEQAITVLQTLVIALGAGLGIWGVINLLEGYGNDNPGANAHVR
- the tet(W) gene encoding tetracycline resistance ribosomal protection protein Tet(W), with the protein product MKIINIGILAHVDAGKTTLTESLLYASGAISEPGSVEKGTTRTDTMFLERQRGITIQAAVTSFQWHRCKVNIVDTPGHMDFLAEVYRSLAVLDGAILVISAKDGVQAQTRILFHALRKMNIPTVIFINKIDQAGVDLQSVVQSVRDKLSADIIIKQTVSLSPEIVLEENTDIEAWDAVIENNDELLEKYIAGEPISRKKLAREEQQRVQDASLFPVYHGSAKNGLGIQPLMDAVTGLFQPIGEQGGAALCGSVFKVEYTDCGQRRVYLRLYSGTLRLRDTVALAGREKLKITEMRIPSKGEIVRTDTAYQGEIVILPSDSVRLNDVLGDQTRLPRKRWREDPLPMLRTTIAPKTAAQRERLLDALTQLADTDPLLRCEVDSITHEIILSFLGRVQLEVVSALLSEKYKLETVVKEPSVIYMERPLKAASHTIHIEVPPNPFWASIGLSVTPLSLGSGVQYESRVSLGYLNQSFQNAVRDGIRYGLEQGLFGWNVTDCKICFEYGLYYSPVSTPADFRSLAPIVLEQALKESGTQLLEPYLSFILYAPQEYLSRAYHDAPKYCATIETAQVKKDEVVFTGEIPARCIQAYRTDLAFYTNGRSVCLTELKGYQAAVGQPVIQPRRPNSRLDKVRHMFQKVM